In a single window of the Acyrthosiphon pisum isolate AL4f chromosome X, pea_aphid_22Mar2018_4r6ur, whole genome shotgun sequence genome:
- the LOC100568970 gene encoding PHD finger protein 14-like isoform X3, which translates to MDRGPNKRRIKPPDNPELLLDYFSESSSDSDFHIEDHYVDSESDSGDSSFIIADDTYTSKDCDNQEETKKDDENNVGCSNGNETPDCTGIFMPIEDNTIKVNLGEIVENIRICSICLGDASDDVNELIDCDECAISVHESCYGVHDSGSVNSSISSCSTEPWFCEACKAGIENPTCELCPNFGGIFKETDCGKWVHLVCALYIPGICFGEVTTLSRLELFKNTTPQWGNKSCTLCKDFRFSSTGMTISCDAGMCRTSFHVTCAQREGGLSDSTDPETDQTDPFYAHCKLHVDKIIVKKRKRNWEILQLRTKQMKLKREQQSSEKSLSWQRNQRWLKKLQSKYDQMKKISKPLITESTFKSKVPRSITTSASSCRALWSKADLMGINMTAQETIEGQIKELRNVPKKWNIPPAFSLEFVSYFTDRNLRLTDLKKQLKHFTEQNNILRDKQKIVQEKYNQDSKNNEILKKKHLELENIIRVYHNIINSCNPNANIIDVDILTREVQNDHNSFNSAAALGLYNKCGICSQTNDQHLLAKCDTCFLYYHLRCLTPPLSRMPKKTKLCGWQCSECENPDPNSEQQLEDPNAPRNSRYSGKGRSISDSHRSSSIANDELNFSSKQNEMSDASKKKKHEQHKDKCSSELKTKRDKSRKRKHKRHRDYSELKPTNNHLANEPPQHAIKLFIKSIPSASGVKTTSQLVIGPQTDNTHQTSITKPEKCVAPIKIKKTLTDIKLTAVCSTCKDTGTTDIMVQCEDCSEYFHFSCLDPPVKKTPKVCGYSWHCQDCDPTDSDY; encoded by the exons A tgGATCGTGGACCCAATAAAAGAAGAATCAAACCTCCCGATAACCCGGAATTATTGTTAGATTATTTTAGTGAAAGTTCATCCGATAGTGATTTCCATATTGAAGATCACTATGTTGATAGTGAATCGGATTCGGGAGATTCAAGTTTCATTATTGCTGATG acACATATACTTCAAAAGATTGTGATAATCAAGAAGAAACTAAAAAAGATGATGAAAACAATGTTGGATGTAGTAATGGTAATGAGACTCCTGATTGTACAGGTATCTTCATGCCCATTGAAGATAATACTATCAAG gTGAATTTAGGAGAAATAGTAGAAAACATTCGTATTTGCAGTATTTGCTTAGGTGATGCCAGTGATGATGTGAATGAATTAATAGATTGTGATGAATGTGCTATATCAGTTCATGAaa gtTGTTATGGTGTTCACGATTCTGGAAGTGTAAATTCATCTATTTCATCATGTTCTACGGAACCATGGTTTTGTGAAGCTTGTAAAGCAGGAATTGAAAATCCTACTTGTGAATTATGTCCTAATTTcg GTGGGATATTCAAGGAGACAGATTGTGGTAAATGGGTACATTTAGTATGTGCTCTGTATATACCTGGTATATGTTTTGGTGAAGTTACAACTCTCAGTAGACTTgagttgtttaaaaatactacACCTCAATGGGGAAATAAAAGTTGTACATTGTGTAAGGATTTCAGATTTAGTAGCACTGGAATGACTATTTCATGTGATGCTGGGATGTGCCGAACTAGTTTTCATGTTACATG tgcTCAACGAGAAGGCGGATTATCAGATTCAACAGATCCAGAAACTGACCAAACAGATCCATTTTATGCTCATTGCAAGTTGCATGTagacaaaataatagtaaa gaaaagGAAAAGAAATTGGGAAATCCTTCAATTAAGAACAAAGCAAATGAAATTAAAGCGTGAACAACAGTCTTCAGAAAAATCACTGTCTTGGCAACGTAATCAGCGATggcttaaaaaattacaatctaaGTATGatcagatgaaaaaaatcagCAAACCACTAATAACAGAATCAA caTTTAAATCAAAAGTTCCTCGTTCCATTACAACATCAGCTTCATCATGTCGAGCACTTTGGTCAAAAGCAGACTTAATGGGCATAAATATGACGGCTCAAGAGACTATTGAAGGACAAATAAAAGAATTGCGTAATGTACCAAAAAAATGGAATATACCGCCTGCGTTTAG tttggaATTTGTGAGTTATTTTACGGATAGAAATTTAAGGTTGACAGATCTGAAAAAGCAGCTAAAGCATTTTACTGAGCAAAACAACATACTCcgtgataaacaaaaaattgtgcaagaaaaatacaatcaa gattccaaaaataatgaaattctaaaaaaaaaacatttggaacttgaaaatattattagagtataccataatataataaattcatgcAATCCCAATGCTAATATCATAGATGTAGATATACTTACTAGAGAAGTTCAAAACGATCATAATTCTTTTA ATAGTGCGGCTGCACTaggtttgtataataaatgtggtATTTGTAGTCAAACAAATGATCAACATTTGCTGGCAAAATGTGATACATGCTTCTTATACTATCATTTGCGTTGTTTAACTCCACCACTGAGTAGAATGCccaagaaaacaaaattatgtggatg gCAATGCAGTGAGTGTGAAAATCCCGATCCCAATTCTGAACAACAATTAGAAGATCCAAATGCTCCTAGAAATTCAAGGTATAGCGGAAAAGGACGATCTATATCAGATAGCCATAGATCTTCATCTATTGCTAATGAT GAgttaaatttttcatcaaaacagAATGAAATGTCTGATGCATCAA agaaaaaaaaacatgaacagCACAAGGACAAATGTTCTtcagaattaaaaacaaaacgagATAAGTCTCGCAAACGAAAACATAAACGTCATAGAGATTATTCAGAATTGAAGCCAACTAATAACCATCTAGCTAATGAACCACCCCAACATGCAATTAAGCTTTTT ATTAAATCCATACCAAGTGCTAGCGGGGTAAAGACAACATCACAATTAGTCATTGGGCCACAAACAGATAATACACATCAAACATCTATAACTAAACCAGAAAAGTGTGTGGCaccaattaaaatcaaaaagacATTGacagatattaaattaactGCTGTTTGCTCTACTTGTAAAGATACTGGGACAACAGACATAATGGTTCA gtGTGAAGATTGCAGTGAATATTTCCATTTTAGCTGTCTTGATCCCCCAGTGAAAAAAACACCAAAAGTGTGTGGTTACTCGTGGCACTGTCAAGACTGTGATCCAacg gacAGTGACTACTAA
- the LOC100568970 gene encoding PHD finger protein 14-like isoform X1 → MDRGPNKRRIKPPDNPELLLDYFSESSSDSDFHIEDHYVDSESDSGDSSFIIADDTYTSKDCDNQEETKKDDENNVGCSNGNETPDCTGIFMPIEDNTIKVNLGEIVENIRICSICLGDASDDVNELIDCDECAISVHESCYGVHDSGSVNSSISSCSTEPWFCEACKAGIENPTCELCPNFGGIFKETDCGKWVHLVCALYIPGICFGEVTTLSRLELFKNTTPQWGNKSCTLCKDFRFSSTGMTISCDAGMCRTSFHVTCAQREGGLSDSTDPETDQTDPFYAHCKLHVDKIIVKKRKRNWEILQLRTKQMKLKREQQSSEKSLSWQRNQRWLKKLQSKYDQMKKISKPLITESTFKSKVPRSITTSASSCRALWSKADLMGINMTAQETIEGQIKELRNVPKKWNIPPAFSLEFVSYFTDRNLRLTDLKKQLKHFTEQNNILRDKQKIVQEKYNQDSKNNEILKKKHLELENIIRVYHNIINSCNPNANIIDVDILTREVQNDHNSFNSAAALGLYNKCGICSQTNDQHLLAKCDTCFLYYHLRCLTPPLSRMPKKTKLCGWQCSECENPDPNSEQQLEDPNAPRNSRYSGKGRSISDSHRSSSIANDLQELNFSSKQNEMSDASKKKKHEQHKDKCSSELKTKRDKSRKRKHKRHRDYSELKPTNNHLANEPPQHAIKLFIKSIPSASGVKTTSQLVIGPQTDNTHQTSITKPEKCVAPIKIKKTLTDIKLTAVCSTCKDTGTTDIMVQCEDCSEYFHFSCLDPPVKKTPKVCGYSWHCQDCDPTDSDY, encoded by the exons A tgGATCGTGGACCCAATAAAAGAAGAATCAAACCTCCCGATAACCCGGAATTATTGTTAGATTATTTTAGTGAAAGTTCATCCGATAGTGATTTCCATATTGAAGATCACTATGTTGATAGTGAATCGGATTCGGGAGATTCAAGTTTCATTATTGCTGATG acACATATACTTCAAAAGATTGTGATAATCAAGAAGAAACTAAAAAAGATGATGAAAACAATGTTGGATGTAGTAATGGTAATGAGACTCCTGATTGTACAGGTATCTTCATGCCCATTGAAGATAATACTATCAAG gTGAATTTAGGAGAAATAGTAGAAAACATTCGTATTTGCAGTATTTGCTTAGGTGATGCCAGTGATGATGTGAATGAATTAATAGATTGTGATGAATGTGCTATATCAGTTCATGAaa gtTGTTATGGTGTTCACGATTCTGGAAGTGTAAATTCATCTATTTCATCATGTTCTACGGAACCATGGTTTTGTGAAGCTTGTAAAGCAGGAATTGAAAATCCTACTTGTGAATTATGTCCTAATTTcg GTGGGATATTCAAGGAGACAGATTGTGGTAAATGGGTACATTTAGTATGTGCTCTGTATATACCTGGTATATGTTTTGGTGAAGTTACAACTCTCAGTAGACTTgagttgtttaaaaatactacACCTCAATGGGGAAATAAAAGTTGTACATTGTGTAAGGATTTCAGATTTAGTAGCACTGGAATGACTATTTCATGTGATGCTGGGATGTGCCGAACTAGTTTTCATGTTACATG tgcTCAACGAGAAGGCGGATTATCAGATTCAACAGATCCAGAAACTGACCAAACAGATCCATTTTATGCTCATTGCAAGTTGCATGTagacaaaataatagtaaa gaaaagGAAAAGAAATTGGGAAATCCTTCAATTAAGAACAAAGCAAATGAAATTAAAGCGTGAACAACAGTCTTCAGAAAAATCACTGTCTTGGCAACGTAATCAGCGATggcttaaaaaattacaatctaaGTATGatcagatgaaaaaaatcagCAAACCACTAATAACAGAATCAA caTTTAAATCAAAAGTTCCTCGTTCCATTACAACATCAGCTTCATCATGTCGAGCACTTTGGTCAAAAGCAGACTTAATGGGCATAAATATGACGGCTCAAGAGACTATTGAAGGACAAATAAAAGAATTGCGTAATGTACCAAAAAAATGGAATATACCGCCTGCGTTTAG tttggaATTTGTGAGTTATTTTACGGATAGAAATTTAAGGTTGACAGATCTGAAAAAGCAGCTAAAGCATTTTACTGAGCAAAACAACATACTCcgtgataaacaaaaaattgtgcaagaaaaatacaatcaa gattccaaaaataatgaaattctaaaaaaaaaacatttggaacttgaaaatattattagagtataccataatataataaattcatgcAATCCCAATGCTAATATCATAGATGTAGATATACTTACTAGAGAAGTTCAAAACGATCATAATTCTTTTA ATAGTGCGGCTGCACTaggtttgtataataaatgtggtATTTGTAGTCAAACAAATGATCAACATTTGCTGGCAAAATGTGATACATGCTTCTTATACTATCATTTGCGTTGTTTAACTCCACCACTGAGTAGAATGCccaagaaaacaaaattatgtggatg gCAATGCAGTGAGTGTGAAAATCCCGATCCCAATTCTGAACAACAATTAGAAGATCCAAATGCTCCTAGAAATTCAAGGTATAGCGGAAAAGGACGATCTATATCAGATAGCCATAGATCTTCATCTATTGCTAATGAT TTACAGGAgttaaatttttcatcaaaacagAATGAAATGTCTGATGCATCAA agaaaaaaaaacatgaacagCACAAGGACAAATGTTCTtcagaattaaaaacaaaacgagATAAGTCTCGCAAACGAAAACATAAACGTCATAGAGATTATTCAGAATTGAAGCCAACTAATAACCATCTAGCTAATGAACCACCCCAACATGCAATTAAGCTTTTT ATTAAATCCATACCAAGTGCTAGCGGGGTAAAGACAACATCACAATTAGTCATTGGGCCACAAACAGATAATACACATCAAACATCTATAACTAAACCAGAAAAGTGTGTGGCaccaattaaaatcaaaaagacATTGacagatattaaattaactGCTGTTTGCTCTACTTGTAAAGATACTGGGACAACAGACATAATGGTTCA gtGTGAAGATTGCAGTGAATATTTCCATTTTAGCTGTCTTGATCCCCCAGTGAAAAAAACACCAAAAGTGTGTGGTTACTCGTGGCACTGTCAAGACTGTGATCCAacg gacAGTGACTACTAA
- the LOC100568880 gene encoding uncharacterized protein LOC100568880 isoform X1: MFLKYCEFYPISNYSYIYRYNYPTNNCCSIEKTFSTLRVVKTWFRSTMCENRVNLRRSHSNIEGNEKVDCLPKEAANSTNLEISEKYCTYEDTLRCINTAIEEKWSLKWRRKETKLSEIKRTTDRWKNKSNLNRKEEVILTRLRIGHTRYTLHGYLMSREDQPTCATCGVHLTIKHILVECRQTEAARTKYSIPEFLYQSLGPNESAIKQTLNLIKELEIENLL, from the exons atgtttttaaaatattgtgaattttatCCTATTTcgaattatagttatatttataggtataactatcCCACCAACAACTGTTGCAGTATAGAGAAGACATTCAGCACATTGCGTGTTGTTAAAACCTGGTTTCGTTCAACAATGTGTGAGAACCGAGTTAATCTAAGAAGAA GTCACAGCAACATAGAAGGTAATGAAAAAGTAGATTGTCTACCAAAGGAAGCAGCCAATAGTACTAACTTAGAAATAAGTGAGAAATATTGTACTTATGAAGACACACTAAGATGTATCAACACCGCTATCGAAGAAAAATGGTCACTCAAATGGAGAAGAAAAGAAACCAAACTCAGCGAAATAAAACGTACAACTGACCGCtggaaaaacaaatcaaatctCAACAGGAAAGAAGAAGTAATATTAACACGTCTAAGAATAGGTCACACTCGCTACACACTGCACGGTTACCTAATGAGCAGAGAAGATCAACCCACATGCGCAACATGTGGAGTTCATTTGACCATCAAACATATACTCGTCGAATGCAGACAAACAGAGGCTGCAAGGACCAAATACAGCATACCAGAATTTCTATATCAATCACTAGGACCAAACGAATCTGCCATCAAACAGACACTAAATCTCATAAAGGaacttgaaattgaaaatttattgtaa
- the LOC100568880 gene encoding uncharacterized protein LOC100568880 isoform X2 yields MCENRVNLRRSHSNIEGNEKVDCLPKEAANSTNLEISEKYCTYEDTLRCINTAIEEKWSLKWRRKETKLSEIKRTTDRWKNKSNLNRKEEVILTRLRIGHTRYTLHGYLMSREDQPTCATCGVHLTIKHILVECRQTEAARTKYSIPEFLYQSLGPNESAIKQTLNLIKELEIENLL; encoded by the exons ATGTGTGAGAACCGAGTTAATCTAAGAAGAA GTCACAGCAACATAGAAGGTAATGAAAAAGTAGATTGTCTACCAAAGGAAGCAGCCAATAGTACTAACTTAGAAATAAGTGAGAAATATTGTACTTATGAAGACACACTAAGATGTATCAACACCGCTATCGAAGAAAAATGGTCACTCAAATGGAGAAGAAAAGAAACCAAACTCAGCGAAATAAAACGTACAACTGACCGCtggaaaaacaaatcaaatctCAACAGGAAAGAAGAAGTAATATTAACACGTCTAAGAATAGGTCACACTCGCTACACACTGCACGGTTACCTAATGAGCAGAGAAGATCAACCCACATGCGCAACATGTGGAGTTCATTTGACCATCAAACATATACTCGTCGAATGCAGACAAACAGAGGCTGCAAGGACCAAATACAGCATACCAGAATTTCTATATCAATCACTAGGACCAAACGAATCTGCCATCAAACAGACACTAAATCTCATAAAGGaacttgaaattgaaaatttattgtaa
- the LOC100166643 gene encoding aldose 1-epimerase-like, with protein MDGSKELSSETMLLNSVSDDAFNDIIYESEEQQKSVYGSDRIIVDNYGCIKDDNGQNVRVTKYTLMNEQKVVIEIINYGATVISCWVPNSLGELEDVLLGFDSIEDYRLQNTHSIGSTLGRVTDYISNGHLENDNGEIYELIKNRDGHHFNGGEKGFDKVMWDGYVADDELVLTYSSKDGEEGYPGTFQARTTFRLTCKNELVVNYIGMTSKSTPVNMASNMFFNLAGQNTGESELMNHSIMVNADEYVAIKVPGRRPVGLIKNVHNTCLDLRVPRLLKKAFPLVPDSGYNHTFKLFKGKDRKAFNLAASLVHKQSGRTLDIYTDMPCIYVNTAQDFPNYGKSLFKEEGLTVSNIETPLAKFDKYENEQESFISEEYNFTSDAELVEEEHNLDHDIKHSPTHVNHVQEIKPIKGKLNTMYKKHSGICIRPQLFPDAVTHKNFNSIILKPSNIYSQQVIYKFGVIASTD; from the exons ATGGATGGTTCTAAAGAACTTTCTTCAGAGACTATGTTGTTAAATTCAGTTAGTGATGATgcattcaatgatataatttatgaatcagAAGAACAGCAAAAAAGTGTTTATGGTAGTGATCGCATAATTGTAGACAACTATGGATGCATAAAA GATGATAATGGACAAAATGTCAGAGtgacaaaatatactttaatgAATGAACAAAAAGTTGTTATTGAAATCATTAATTATGGTGCTACCGTTATTTCCTGCTGGGTACCAAATTCACTGGGTGAACTAGAAGATGTCTTACTTGGTTTTGACTCAATTGAAG ACTATAGGTTACAAAACACACACTCTATCGGTAGTACATTAGGCAGAGTAACAGATTATATTAGTAATGGTCATCTCGAAAACGACAATGGTGAAATATATGAACTAATCAAAAATCGTGATGGTCATCACTTCAATGGTGGTGAAAAAGGATTTGATAAGGTCATGTGGGATGGGTATGTGGCAGATGATGAACTGGTTTTAACTTATTCGAGTAAAGATGGTGAAGAAGGCTATCCAGGAACATTTCAAGCTCGTACAACATTTCGTTTGACTTGCAAAAATGAATTGGTTGTAAACTATATTGGTATGACATCAAAATCAACTCCAGTAAATATGGCCTCAAATATGTTCTTCAATTTAGCTGGACAA aaCACCGGAGAGTCTGAACTCATGAATCATTCAATTATGGTCAATGCAGATGAATACGTGGCAATAAAAGTACCAGGGCGAAGACCTGTTGGTTTGATTAAGAATGTGCATAACACGTGTCTTGACTTGCGTGTTCCAAGATTATTAAAAAAGGCTTTTCCTCTTGTTCCTGATTCTGGATACAATCATACATTCAAATTGTTCAAAGGAAAAGACCGAAAAGCATTTAATTTAGCAGccag cTTAGTGCATAAACAAAGTGGTCGCACGTTGGATATTTACACGGATATGCCTTGTATCTATGTAAATACTGCTCAAGATTTTCCAAATTATGGTAAATCATTATTCAAAGAAGAGGGTCTGACGGTAAGCAATATAGAAACACCGTTagcaaaatttgataaatatgaaaatgaacAAGAAAGTTTTATCTCTGAAGAATATAACTTTACGAGTGACGCAGAACTGGTAGAAGAAGAACACAATTTAGATCATGACATCAAACATTCTCCAACCCACGTTAACCATGTCCAGGAAATCAAGCCCATCAAaggaaaattaaatactatgtaTAAGAAGCATTCTGGAATTTGCATACGTCCACAACTATTTCCAGATGCTGTTACgcat AAAAACTTCAACAGTATTATTCTTAAACCATCAAATATATATAGCCAgcaagtaatttataaatttggagTTATTGCTTCAACTGATTAA